The following are from one region of the Aspergillus luchuensis IFO 4308 DNA, chromosome 4, nearly complete sequence genome:
- the GEF1 gene encoding chloride channel protein (COG:P;~EggNog:ENOG410PH9R;~InterPro:IPR001807,IPR014743,IPR000644;~PFAM:PF00654,PF00571;~SECRETED:SignalP(1-22);~TransMembrane:7 (n4-17c22/23o32-49i61-85o97-114i135-154o174-195i226-247o253-274i);~go_component: GO:0016020 - membrane [Evidence IEA];~go_function: GO:0005247 - voltage-gated chloride channel activity [Evidence IEA];~go_process: GO:0006821 - chloride transport [Evidence IEA];~go_process: GO:0055085 - transmembrane transport [Evidence IEA]) — MKGFLGAWTLLIKSIALPLAIASGLSVGKEGPSVHFAVCTGNVISRFFSKYKQNASKTREVLTATAAAGVAVAFGSPIGGVLFSLEEVASYFPLKTLWRSYFCALVATGVLAVMNPFRTGQLVMFQVQYDRTWHFFELIFFVLIGVFGGLYGAFVIKWNLRVQAFRKKYLSQHAVMESVVLALITAILCYPNMFLKINMTEMMEILFRECEGGHDYNGLCEAKNRWSIVMSLAVATILRIFLVIISYGCKVPAGIFVPSMAIGASFGRFVGILVQALHEAYPKSQFFASCEPDIPCITPGTYAFLGAGAALSGIMHLTISVTVIMFELTGALNYILPTMIVVGVTKAVSDCFGKGGIADRMIWSNGFPFLDNKEDHVFNVPVSQAMTSDPVSLPASDFPVREAEHLLSDNKYQGFPIVDDRTRKTLVGYIGRTELRYAINRAKAEGPLSPTAKCLFTKEAAEASVTRRASTASHLHAPETFDDIQTNTGADYVDFSRYADHTPLTVHPRLALETVMEIFKKMGPRVILVEHRGRLMGLVTVKDCLKYQFKVEAEEQALAATSPPQLALGGSNGRSSGDTLEERLWNLLQRIGSILPWQHTQPQQQQQPPRRRDTTVPEQHRDATDIAPNEADETDAMLELEER; from the exons ATGAAGGGATTCTTGGGCGCATGGACGTTGCTGATCAAGTCGATCGCACTACCGCTGGCCATTGCATCTGGTCTGTCCGTGGGAAAAGAGGGTCCAAGCGTGCATTTCGCTGTGTGCACGGGGAATGTCATATCGCGGTTCTTCAGCAAATACAAGCAGAATGCATCCAAGACGAGGGAGGTCTTGACGGCAACAGCAGCGGCCGGAGTGGCAGTCGCATTTGGCAGTCCCATTGGCGGGGTGCTGTTCTCTCTCGAG GAAGTGGCATCTTACTTTCCCCTTAAGACTCTATGGCGCAGTTATTTCTGTGCCTTGGTTGCGACTGGTGTGCTAGCG GTCATGAATCCATTCCGGACAGGGCAACTAGTCATGTTCCAAGTGCAATATGACCGTACCTGGCACTTCTTTGAGCTGATATTCTTCGTCTTAATCGGTGTCTTTGGTGGCTTATACGGCGCCTTTGTGATCAAGTGGAACCTTCGGGTGCAAGCGTTCAGGAAGAAGTACCTGTCGCAGCACGCCGTCATGGAATCAGTTGTCCTTGCCCTCATCACGGCCATTCTGTGCTATCCGAATATGTTCCTGAAGATCAACATgacggagatgatggagatccTGTTCCGGGAATGCGAGGGAGGGCACGACTATAACGGCCTATGCGA GGCTAAGAACCGCTGGTCTATAGTCATGTCGCTTGCCGTAGCTACCATTCTTCGCATCTTCCTGGTCATTATATCATATGGCTGCAAGGTCCCAGCTGGTATTTTCGTGCCGTCAATGGCCATCGGAGCGTCCTTTGGTCGGTTCGTCGGTATCCTCGTCCAGGCGCTGCACGAAGCGTATCCGAAGTCGCAATTCTTTGCGTCCTGTGAGCCAGACATTCCATGCATCACACCAGGAACGTATGCTTTCCTGGGGGCGGGCGCGGCTCTCAGTGGTATCATGCATTTGACGATCTCCGTGACGGTCATCATGTTCGAGTTGACAGGTGCCCTGAATTACATCCTTCCAACGATG ATCGTCGTCGGCGTCACCAAAGCCGTCAGCGACTGCTTCGGAAAGGGCGGCATCGCCGACCGCATGATCTGGTCCAACGGCTTTCCATTCCTCGACAACAAAGAAGACCACGTATTCAACGTGCCCGTCTCCCAAGCCATGACATCCGACCCAGTCTCACTGCCCGCATCGGACTTTCCCGTCCGCGAAGCCGAGCACCTACTAAGCGACAACAAATACCAAGGCTTCCCCATCGTCGACGACCGGACCCGAAAGACACTCGTCGGATACATCGGCCGCACCGAGCTGCGATACGCAATTAACCGTGCCAAAGCCGAGGGGCCGCTATCGCCCACAGCCAAGTGCCTCTTCACTAAAGAAGCAGCCGAAGCATCGGTAACACGCAGGGCATCGACAGCATCGCATCTCCACGCACCGGAGACATTCGATGACATCCAAACGAACACGGGGGCCGACTACGTCGACTTTAGCCGATACGCGGACCACACGCCGCTGACAGTACACCCCCGTCTCGCCCTCGAGACGGTAATGgagatcttcaagaagaTGGGACCGCGCGTCATTCTGGTCGAGCATCGCGGTCGTCTGATGGGACTTGTCACCGTCAAGGATTGCCTGAAGTACCAGTTCAAGGTCGAAGCCGAGGAACAGGCGCTCGCGGCGACCAGTCCACCCCAACTAGCTCTGGGGGGAAGTAACGGCCGAAGCAGTGGTGACACATTAGAGGAACGGCTGTGGAACCTCCTCCAGCGCATCGGGTCTATACTGCCGTGGCAGCACACCcaaccacagcaacaacaacaaccacctcgACGACGAGACACCACAGTCCCCGAGCAGCACAGAGATGCGACGGATATCGCTCCCAACGAAGCAGACGAGACAGACGCCATGCTGGAATTAGAAGAGCGTTaa
- a CDS encoding pentatricopeptide repeat protein (COG:S;~EggNog:ENOG410PH31;~InterPro:IPR002885,IPR011990;~PFAM:PF13041,PF12854,PF13812,PF17177,PF01535;~go_function: GO:0005515 - protein binding [Evidence IEA]), giving the protein MVFKPFTHLARQSFTKAFTHGYAQSVVAASQSSYASTTTFNQIASQPAAKLSRTTQLQNVFQPSSSSGAGAKASQGTSGSGDLGLAAYYAAWQHAQQTGDDSDWKQMQLKRKVGWKPSLNEDGVKSKESDNLPSTDNNFQNSPHITKASANADVSAKVEEAVAREIQIQEEQAQVDEASEAKENTDTEAFPDLPPDVAAVADASSEHSRLASEHITDLASGKKYAEIPGAFATLLRDGLTPTVGAYNALLESAIQLHGDTAQAIQKALDVYSDMLRRRVVPDEQTYQTLVQLFVVRANDAIKSKGMLEQERVRYGGMEEPGKFMLHSSELERAILAEDHSLGIAMKLFNTAATRHADLVFPLDTYRHLINACAKEGQVEDMIRVYGHMESHNVTPHASIFPAMIDAFASTGDLQSAVECYNEYKGLAVSDDNGTFCIVQRLDGQVYAALVRAYLVCGKEEQALRFLERIQASFEEVTENREARQQALESAVVQDGLVQHALTSGEYGRALDQAKTRLRDGALDHAMSQICIAAADAGNLQTASEAYDALPTDMTIRQKPAVSMLALHVRQGNVSAARAVWLTLNTTGQATPDMVQPTAMYAVALLKSGQIEEALVQARNMFARVRNASAVADNSVLNPIREQINESLHLIGRVLVQTAAVLSPQAAMSLLWSMVENGGLISPVAEHVVASLGPIGISQLNARDLMLALQVQAGMLLNHSAMFDVAHPIRFSHMLDIALATGLPMDAATTRVVDQAVGKLFNSRPDMVKRWHDHLALTSSPSSFMSGRHSPSSDVSTMTPMSSTDDSFDPYAYATDFRGSSMISDELESTSGKLEAHLNDALSRVRNMRRNGRHPRYITYAKMITAATKCNRVDLAYEILSMARRDVPLLPQYSAVKYGWVSILDAMVASCLTLGDRSQASKFHQELLELGSAPSANTFGLYITTLKESTKTFDEATEALKIFHRAVAEGVEPTSFLYNALIGKLGKARRIDDCLLYFAEMRANGVRPTSVTYGTIVNALCRVSDERFAEEMFEEMESMPNYKPRPAPYNSMIQYFLNTKRDRSKVLAYYERMLTRNIQPTMHTYKLLIDAHASLEPVDMPAAEKVLETIKAAGQRPDAVHYASLIHAKGCVMHDMEAAHAVFKSVAEERKVRMQPCLYQALLEAMVANHQVAQTEEIVRDMARRGVEMTAYIANTLIHGWATEGSVAQAKTVYDSIGIEKREPSTYEAMTRAFLANNDREGASRTVQEMLSRGYPPAVASKIADLVGTGPAVAAL; this is encoded by the coding sequence ATGGTCTTCAAGCCGTTTACCCACCTCGCGCGTCAGAGTTTCACCAAAGCCTTTACTCATGGCTATGCTCAATCCGTAGTCGCGGCGTCGCAGTCGTCATACGCGTCGACCACCACATTCAACCAGATTGCCAGTCAACCCGCCGCTAAGCTATCTCGGACGACGCAACTACAAAATGTTTTCCAGCCATCTAGCTCGTCCGGTGCGGGCGCCAAGGCCAGCCAGGGCACCTCGGGCTCCGGCGATTTGGGCTTGGCTGCCTACTATGCTGCCTGGCAGCATGCCCAGCAGACGGGCGACGACAGTGACTGGAAGCAGATGCAACTGAAAAGGAAGGTTGGCTGGAAGCCGTCCTTGAACGAGGATGGCGTCAAATCGAAAGAGTCCGACAACCTGCCCTCGACCGACAACAACTTCCAGAATTCGCCTCATATCACCAAGGCGTCCGCCAACGCAGATGTCAGTGCCAaggttgaagaagctgtAGCCCGGGAGATTCAAATACAGGAGGAACAGGCTCAGGTCGATGAGGCTTCCGAAGCCAAGGAGAACACGGATACGGAAGCTTTCCCTGACTTGCCGCcggatgttgctgctgtcgccgATGCCTCCTCCGAGCATAGCCGCCTTGCGTCAGAGCACATCACCGATTTGGCATCGGGCAAGAAATACGCTGAAATCCCCGGAGCATTTGCGACGCTTCTGCGGGACGGTCTTACGCCTACGGTCGGGGCCTACAATGCTCTTCTCGAATCGGCCATTCAACTTCATGGCGATACTGCTCAGGCTATCCAGAAGGCCCTGGATGTCTACTCGGACATGCTTCGTCGCAGGGTAGTTCCCGACGAGCAGACCTACCAAACTTTGGTGCAGCTTTTCGTGGTCCGTGCCAACGATGCCATCAAGTCTAAGGGCATGCTGGAGCAGGAGCGTGTTCGCTACGGTGGTATGGAGGAGCCGGGCAAGTTCATGTTGCACTCCAGTGAGCTGGAGCGCGCCATTCTCGCCGAAGATCACTCTTTGGGAATTGCCATGAAGTTGTTCAACACCGCCGCCACGCGTCATGCCGATCTCGTCTTCCCTCTCGACACCTACCGCCATCTGATCAACGCTTGTGCAAAGGAGGGCCAAGTGGAAGACATGATCCGAGTGTATGGGCATATGGAGTCCCACAATGTGACCCCGCACGCTTCGATTTTCCCGGCCATGATTGATGCCTTTGCCTCCACGGGAGATCTGCAGAGCGCTGTGGAATGTTACAACGAATACAAGGGTTTGGCGGTTTCGGACGATAACGGAACCTTCTGCATTGTGCAGCGGTTGGATGGTCAGGTGTACGCTGCTCTGGTCCGGGCGTACCTGGTCTgcgggaaggaagagcaAGCTTTGCGATTCCTGGAGCGGATCCAGGCCTCCTTTGAGGAAGTGACCGAGAACCGTGAGGCGCGTCAGCAAGCCTTGGAATCGGCCGTGGTGCAGGATGGGCTGGTGCAGCATGCGCTCACGTCGGGCGAGTACGGGCGGGCGTTGGATCAGGCCAAGACCCGGTTGCGCGATGGAGCCCTCGATCATGCCATGTCCCAGATCTGCATTGCCGCGGCGGATGCGGGTAATCTGCAGACAGCTTCCGAAGCATACGATGCTCTCCCCACCGACATGACCATTCGTCAGAAGCCCGCCGTCTCGATGCTCGCCTTGCATGTACGTCAGGGCAATGTGTCAGCTGCCCGGGCTGTGTGGCTCACCCTGAACACCACCGGTCAGGCAACACCGGACATGGTCCAGCCGACTGCCATGTATGCGGTGGCACTGTTGAAGAGTGGTCAGATCGAGGAAGCCTTGGTTCAAGCTCGCAATATGTTTGCTCGTGTCCGCAACGCTTCCGCCGTCGCTGACAACTCTGTTCTGAACCCCATCCGTGAACAGATCAACGAAAGCCTTCATCTCATCGGTCGCGTTCTTGTGCAGACAGCGGCTGTCCTCTCTCCTCAAGCTGCCATGTCTCTCCTGTGGTCGATGGTCGAGAACGGAGGCCTGATCTCCCCTGTCGCTGAACATGTCGTCGCCAGCCTTGGTCCCATCGGTATCTCTCAACTGAACGCCCGCGATCTCATGCTTGCCCTCCAGGTTCAGGCTGGCATGCTGCTCAACCACAGCGCTATGTTCGACGTGGCTCACCCCATTCGTTTCTCTCACATGCTCGACATTGCTCTGGCTACCGGGTTGCCCATGGATGCTGCCACTACTCGTGTCGTTGACCAGGCCGTCGGCAAGCTGTTCAACAGCCGGCCGGACATGGTCAAGAGATGGCACGACCACTTGGCTTTGACCTCCAGCCCGTCCTCCTTCATGAGCGGCCGCCACTCTCCCAGCTCGGATGTGTCGACGATGACCCCCATGTCCTCCACCGATGATTCGTTTGACCCTTACGCCTACGCCACCGACTTCCGTGGATCGTCGATGATCTCCGACGAGCTGGAGAGCACCAGTGGCAAGCTGGAGGCTCACCTGAACGACGCTCTTTCTCGGGTCCGCAACATGCGCCGCAACGGCCGTCACCCTCGCTACATCACGTACGCCAAGATGATCACGGCCGCTACCAAGTGCAACCGGGTCGATCTGGCCTACGAGATCCTGAGCATGGCTAGACGCGATgtgcctcttcttcctcagtaCAGCGCCGTCAAGTACGGCTGGGTTTCGATCCTGGATGCCATGGTGGCGTCGTGCCTGACTCTGGGCGACCGCAGCCAAGCCTCCAAGTTCCACCAGGAGCTTCTCGAACTTGGCTCGGCTCCTTCTGCTAACACCTTCGGTCTCtacatcaccaccctcaagGAATCCACTAAGACGTTCGACGAAGCCACCGAGGCCTTGAAGATCTTCCACCGCGCCGTGGCCGAGGGAGTGGAGCCTACTTCGTTCCTGTACAACGCGCTCATCGGTAAGCTGGGCAAGGCCCGCCGGATTGATGACTGCCTGCTCTACTTTGCCGAGATGCGCGCCAACGGAGTCCGTCCGACGAGTGTCACCTATGGAACGATCGTCAACGCCCTCTGCCGGGTCAGCGACGAGCGTTTTGCCGAGGAGATgttcgaggagatggagtCGATGCCCAACTACAAGCCGCGCCCGGCCCCGTACAACTCGATGATCCAGtacttcctcaacaccaagCGGGACCGTAGCAAGGTTCTGGCCTACTACGAGCGCATGCTGACCCGGAACATCCAACCCACTATGCACACCTACAAGCTGCTCATCGACGCTCACGCTTCTCTGGAGCCTGTGGACATGCCCGCGGCTGAGAAGGTCCTCGAGACCATCAAGGCTGCTGGCCAGCGACCTGATGCCGTCCACTACGCGTCCCTCATCCACGCCAAGGGATGTGTGATGCACGACATGGAAGCTGCTCACGCTGTGTTCAAGTCTGTTGCGGAGGAGCGCAAGGTGCGGATGCAGCCCTGTTTGTACCAAGCTCTTCTGGAGGCTATGGTGGCCAACCACCAGGTCGCACAGACCGAGGAGATCGTCCGGGACATGGCCCGCCGTGGAGTGGAGATGACTGCCTACATTGCCAACACTCTCATCCACGGATGGGCTACGGAGGGCAGCGTGGCTCAGGCTAAGACGGTGTATGACAGCATCGGCATCGAGAAGCGGGAGCCTAGCACCTACGAAGCGATGACCCGGGCCTTCCTGGCCAACAACGACCGGGAGGGAGCCTCGCGCACTGTGCAGGAGATGCTCTCTCGCGGGTATCCCCCGGCTGTGGCCAGCAAGATCGCCGATCTGGTGGGCACGGGACCTGCTGTCGCTGCTCTGTAG
- a CDS encoding histone-fold domain-containing protein (COG:K;~EggNog:ENOG410PPVZ;~InterPro:IPR009072,IPR003958;~PFAM:PF00808;~go_function: GO:0046982 - protein heterodimerization activity [Evidence IEA]), with protein MPPKDKAAAEASSSQEITGQSALPISRIKKIIQLDDDIVQCSSNATFVIAMATELFIQYLTEQGHNVVKSERKPRKLIQYKDLATAVSRIDNLEFLSDVIPKTTTYKQFKEKRAKEKEPGPEKGQRTLNGNIPAAVEEKEEVEEQQSLQPVEDKPSRGSRPPTVTMMVDRTVDASAGDQDVEMTDQ; from the exons ATGCCGCCCAAGGACAAAGCTGCCGCGGAAGCATCATCTTCCCAAGAGATCACGGGCCAGAGCGCACTTCCCA TCTCGCGGATCAAGAAGATTATTCAATTAGATGACGATATCGTACAATGTTCGAGCAACGCTACGTTTGTGATCGCAATGGCTACG GAACTGTTTATCCAATACCTTACCGAACAAGGACACAACGTCGTTAAATCAGAACGGAAGCCGCGCAAGCTTATCCAATACAAAGACCTGG CTACGGCCGTATCACGCATCGATAATCTCGAATTCCTCTCCGACGTGATTCCCAAAACCACAACCTATAAGCAGTTCAAGGAGAAACGGgcaaaggagaaggaaccCGGACCCGAGAAGGGACAGCGCACATTAAACGGCAATATACCTGCAGCggtcgaagagaaagaggaagtcgAGGAACAACAGAGTCTACAGCCAGTAGAGGACAAGCCTTCGAGGGGTTCTCGACCGCCAACGGTGACAATGATGGTGGATCGAACGGTTGATGCATCTGCGGGAGATCAGGATGTCGAGATGACGGACCAGTGA
- a CDS encoding uncharacterized protein (COG:S;~EggNog:ENOG410PPW8;~InterPro:IPR000620,IPR039632;~PFAM:PF00892;~TransMembrane:4 (i29-47o77-102i114-134o140-157i);~go_component: GO:0016020 - membrane [Evidence IEA];~go_component: GO:0016021 - integral component of membrane [Evidence IEA]), with translation MTDPQSPSQSPPPPPSPVQQQKHHHQTKWLLLALSSGAFAALNGLFAKLTTDTATTTFAAHLIHLFSSTSTLDDHPILILLIRALCFGLNILSNIIMWALFTRALTAGSSTTKVSITNTAANFLVTAVLGMGVFGERVGGWWWVGAGLMGVGCVIVGRRD, from the exons ATGACCGACCCTCAATCGCCATCccaatcaccacccccacccccatccccagtccaacaacaaaaacaccaccaccaaaccaaatggctcctcctcgccctctccaGCGGCGCCTTCGCAGCCCTCAACGGCCTCTTCGCAAAGCT AACAACCGACAccgcaaccaccaccttcgccgcgcacctcatccacctcttctcatccacctccaccctaGATGACCACCCGATCCtaatcctcctcatccgcgcGCTCTGCTTcggcctcaacatcctcagcaacatcatcatgtGGGCGTTATTCACGCGCGCCCTGACGGCGGGATCCTCCACGACGAAGGTGTCGATTACGAACACGGCGGCCAATTTCCTGGTTACGGCTGTGCTAGGTATGGGGGTTtttggggagagggtgggtggttggtggtgggttggggcGGGGTTGATGGGCGTGGGGTGTGTTAttgtggggaggagggattga
- a CDS encoding pyridoxamine-phosphate oxidase PDX3 (BUSCO:EOG09264ZXA;~COG:H;~EggNog:ENOG410PP4Z;~InterPro:IPR000659,IPR019576,IPR011576,IPR019740;~PFAM:PF10590;~go_function: GO:0004733 - pyridoxamine-phosphate oxidase activity [Evidence IEA];~go_function: GO:0010181 - FMN binding [Evidence IEA];~go_function: GO:0016638 - oxidoreductase activity, acting on the CH-NH2 group of donors [Evidence IEA];~go_process: GO:0008615 - pyridoxine biosynthetic process [Evidence IEA];~go_process: GO:0055114 - oxidation-reduction process [Evidence IEA]) — MNSGSLPDGPSHEAKHPKKLIFAPGDIQTTSEPKITPTETPDPSATAIGVTTAPAPISRLAAEALRSNASTPDSVTENEIVSHPARAHQFVSNPPLTISQMHPTNPLHQFHNWFRDPRLLPSSAPETCTLATASMPSGRVSARVVYLKELDERGWVVYSNWGSREGKGGQVFGNHADGEDTLSAMPEPGQDESLQAGLQEGNKWAALTFCWSNLERQVRIEGLVEPLSRDESEMYWRTRERGSQIGAWASWQSKVLWSMEPELLLDRRRKSLDPTSCPQMQVPGDVDEKDIDDGRALLEKRVKEMEERFAGVEQIPLPPFWGGVRLVPESVEFWQGRRSRLHDRFRYVRVHKEDGEEGGYRWRIQRLSP; from the exons ATGAATTCCGGATCACTGCCCGATGGGCCCAGCCACGAGGCAAAACATCCCAAGAAGCTGATCT TCGCTCCAGGAGACATCCAGACCACCTCCGAGCCCAAAATCACCCCCACCGAGACGCCCGATCCATCCGCTACAGCCATCGGAGTCacaacagcaccagcgccCATCTCTCGTCTCGCCGCAGAAGCCCTTCGCTCGAACGCATCGACCCCCGACTCGGTGACTGAAAATGAGATCGTTTCCCACCCTGCCCGCGCTCACCAGTTCGTGAGTAACCCGCCCCTCACCATCTCCCAGATGCACCCGACCAATCCCCTCCACCAATTCCACAACTGGTTCCGCGATCCTCGTCTCCTTCCGTCATCCGCACCGGAAACCTGCACCCTAGCTACAGCCAGCATGCCCTCGGGCCGTGTGAGCGCCCGTGTCGTATACCTCAAGGAACTGGACGAGCGAGGCTGGGTAGTATACAGTAACTGGGGCAGTCGAGAAGGCAAAGGCGGACAAGTATTCGGCAATCACGCAGACGGCGAGGACACGCTCAGCGCCATGCCCGAGCCAGGCCAGGATGAGTCTCTCCAGGCCGGACTACAGGAGGGTAACAAATGGGCGGCGTTGACATTCTGCTGGTCGAATCTGGAGCGTCAGGTGCGCATCGAGGGTCTTGTCGAGCCGCTCAGTCGCGACGAGAGTGAGATGTACTGGCGTACTCGGGAACGAGGGAGCCAGATCGGAGCGTGGGCGAGCTGGCAGAGCAAGGTGCTGTGGTCTATGGAGCCGGAGTTGCTTTTGGATCGTCGGCGCAAAAGCCTGGACCCGACGTCGTGTCCACAGATGCAGGTCCCcggggatgtggatgagaaggacatCGATGATGGGCGGGCGCTACTAGAGAAGCGAGttaaggagatggaggaacgGTTTGCGGGAGTTGAGCAGATCCCTCTGCCTCCATTTTGGGGAGGAGTGCGCTTGGTCCCTGAGTCCGTGGAGTTCTGGCAGGGTCGGCGCAGTCGGTTGCATGACCGATTCCGGTATGTGAGGGTGCATAaagaagatggggaggagggggggtatAGATGGCGGATTCAGAGGTTGTCGCCGTGA
- the erg8 gene encoding phosphomevalonate kinase (COG:I;~EggNog:ENOG410PJBM;~InterPro:IPR013750,IPR035102,IPR016005,IPR006204, IPR036554,IPR020568,IPR014721;~PFAM:PF00288,PF08544;~go_function: GO:0004631 - phosphomevalonate kinase activity [Evidence IEA];~go_function: GO:0005524 - ATP binding [Evidence IEA]), with translation MSYKAPTVTAVSAPGKVLLTGGYLVLDRDYTGTVFALDARIHVVVQQLRRSHRSDEQASEDVIVVRSPQFVDAVWEYGIQRCDNGGGVKVVQKNDGRANPFVETSLNYALTYISYVAASKDFGSLSITILADNDYYSETAFSKISRIQSPGRFVNFGVPLHEAHKTGLGSSAALVTAFVSALVIHRTLQPEDLGAAREKLHNLAQAAHCAAQGKVGSGFDVAAAIYGSCLYRRFSPSILESVGDVGSSGFEERLFAIVEDADPKHSWDTECLDFGMKLPRGMQMVLCDVECGSQTPSMVRKVLEWRKQNPEESLMLWQALQSNNDRLCLELKQLSQSPDAEAPNGFDDTRRLIERSRDLIRTMTQKAGVPIEPKVQTELLDAITSIEGVVGGVVPGAGGYDALAVLIEDKADVIQRLTQLFETWESKLEDDFGGKIGNVRLLGVRHGSAGVQNESLDQYAGWF, from the exons ATGTCCTACAAAGCTCCCACAGTAACGGCGGTGTCCGCCCCTGGAAAGGTCCTTCTCACCGGCGGCTACCTAGTCCTGGACCGCGATTACACCGGCACAGTCTTCGCCCTCGACGCTCGTATCCATGTCGTTGTTCAGCAACTGAGAAGATCTCACCGCAGTG ATGAACAAGCTAGTGAGGACGTAATCGTCGTTCGTTCCCCGCAGTTTGTCGACGCGGTGTGGGAGTATGGCATTCAGCGTTGCGATAACGGAGGTGGGGTCAAGGTCGTACAGAAGAATGACGG ACGAGCAAACCCGTTTGTCGAAACCTCTCTCAACTACGCCTTGACGTACATCAGCTACGTGGCCGCCTCGAAAGATTTCGGTTCTCTTTCCATCACGATCCTTGCCGATAACGACTACTACTCGGAAACCGCCTTCTCCAAGATCTCCAGAATCCAGTCTCCGGGACGATTCGTGAACTTTGGCGTGCCCCTGCATGAAGCACACAAGACCGGATTGGGCTCGTCCGCAGCCCTGGTCACCGCTTTTGTATCCGCTCTAGTCATTCACCGCACCCTGCAGCCCGAGGACCTCGGGGCTGCTCGCGAGAAGCTGCACAACCTGGCGCAGGCCGCTCACTGTGCAGCACAAGGCAAAGTGGGATCTGGGTTTGACGTGGCGGCAGCGATTTACGGTTCCTGTCTGTACCGGCGGTTCTCGCCGTCCATCTTGGAGTCAGTCGGGGATGTTGGGTCATCAGGTTTCGAGGAGCGCTTGTTTGCGATCGTCGAAGATGCCGACCCCAAGCATTCGTGGGATACGGAGTGTCTGGATTTCGGCATGAAGCTCCCCCGGGGAATGCAGATGGTTTTGTGTGATGTCGAATGCGGCTCTCAGACCCCGTCCATGGTCCGGAAGGTTTTGGAATGGCGCAAGCAGAACCCGGAAGAGTCCCTGATGCTATGGCAGGCACTTCAGTCCAACAATGATCGACTGTGCTTGGAGCTGAAGCAGCTATCCCAGAGCCCAGATGCGGAAGCCCCGAACGGCTTTGACGATACTCGTCGTCTTATCGAACGCTCTCGGGACCTCATCCGCACCATGACCCAGAAGGCCGGGGTTCCTATCGAGCCCAAGGTGCAAACCGAGCTGCTTGATGCCATCACCAGCATCGAGGGTGTTGTCGGCGGGGTCGTCCCCGGCGCCGGTGGGTACGATGCCCTGGCCGTGCTCATCGAGGACAAGGCAGATGTCATCCAGCGTTTGACTCAGCTCTTTGAGACGTGGGAGAGCA